CTGGTGTTCAAGGGTCTGGAACAGCCGAGCGGCTATACCGAGCCGTTGCTGCATGAGTTTCGGTTGGAGTTCAAGAAGGCGCAGTAACCGAAGGATTCGTGGGAGCTTGCTCGCGAATCGGCCGTAGGAGCGACTGTAGGAGCGACTTCAGTCGCGAGCCTCTCATCAATTGCTCTCCCGGCTAAAGCCGGTCCTACAGCAAGCCTCGCTCCCACCGATTGTTATCCTAAGAACTCTCCCGCACCATCAACTCAAACCCCAGGTCCACCTGGGGTTGTTGCGCAATGCCATCGATCAAACCCAACAGCAACTGCGCGGCGCGTTGTCCGACCTCCTCGCGGGGGGTGCGGATCGAGGTCAGGCGCGGGACCATGTGCGCCGATCCCGGCAAATCATTGAAACCAATCAGCGACACCCGCTGCGGAATCGCGATGCCATGGCGCAATGCCTCCAGCGCAGCGCCCTGGGCCAGGTCGTCGTTACAGAAAAACACTCCGTCCACGTCCGGGTGCTCAGCCATCAACTTCATGAACAACTCCGCGCCCAGCCCGATCGAAGAAGGCAGTGGTGAGCTGCCTTGCAGTGCAGGATCGTAAACGCCCTCTTCCTCCAGCACCCGCCGAAAACCCTGGCCGCGCTGCAGCACGCGAGGATCAAGCTGCGCGGAAATGTAAGCCAGACGCTTGCGTCCCCGTCCCAACAGATGCCTCGCGGCTTCGGCTCCCGCTTCTTCCTGAGAAAAACCGACGCAGTACGCCCCGCGCACCGTATCCAGTTCCATCATGTGCACACAGGGCACGCCGCTGGCGGCCAGCAACTCACGCAACGCTGGCGTGTGGTCAAATCCCGTCAGCAACATACCGCGCGGGCGATTCGCCAGATAATTGCGCAGCAGGTTTTCCTCCTCCACGGGCGAGTAGTGATAGTTGCCGATCACCACCTCCAGGCCGCGAGTGCGCAGCACGTTTTGAATCGCTTCCAGGGTTTCGATGAACAGCTGGTTGGACAGCGATGGCACCAGCACCACCACCGTCTGGCTTTGAGAAGAGGCCAACGCCCGTGCCGCCGGGTTGGCGACATAGCCAAGGCTCTGCGCGGCAGCGCGAACTTTCGCCACCAGCTCGGGCGCAACGGTAGTAACGCCGCGCAAAGCGCGGGATGCCGTGATGGGGGAAACAGCCGCCAGACGTGCGACTTCATTGAGGGTCGGACGACCGGTGGAACGGGAACCAAT
This genomic window from Pseudomonas sp. G.S.17 contains:
- a CDS encoding LacI family DNA-binding transcriptional regulator, which translates into the protein MTRIGSRSTGRPTLNEVARLAAVSPITASRALRGVTTVAPELVAKVRAAAQSLGYVANPAARALASSQSQTVVVLVPSLSNQLFIETLEAIQNVLRTRGLEVVIGNYHYSPVEEENLLRNYLANRPRGMLLTGFDHTPALRELLAASGVPCVHMMELDTVRGAYCVGFSQEEAGAEAARHLLGRGRKRLAYISAQLDPRVLQRGQGFRRVLEEEGVYDPALQGSSPLPSSIGLGAELFMKLMAEHPDVDGVFFCNDDLAQGAALEALRHGIAIPQRVSLIGFNDLPGSAHMVPRLTSIRTPREEVGQRAAQLLLGLIDGIAQQPQVDLGFELMVRESS